From Mytilus edulis chromosome 9, xbMytEdul2.2, whole genome shotgun sequence, the proteins below share one genomic window:
- the LOC139489403 gene encoding uncharacterized protein: protein MIQSAKRAIYAILGNADINDEELLTAFTGAEALINSRPLTYQSADPKDDTPLTPNHFLHGQLGGHFAPETVDNTDFNPRKRWRRIQELIRHFWKLWIREWLPGLNKRDKWTKTKRNMKTDDIVLVMNPNAPRGHWPLGRIIEVFPGKDGHVRVAKVSLGQTVLIRPITKLCPLEIETSENDSDK from the coding sequence ATGATACAATCGGCAAAAAGGGCTATTTATGCAATATTAGGAAATGCAGACATTAATGATGAGGAACTTTTAACAGCATTTACCGGAGCTGAAGCACTGATAAATTCGAGACCGCTTACGTACCAATCTGCCGATCCGAAAGATGATACACCTTTAACACCGAATCACTTCTTGCACGGACAATTAGGTGGTCATTTCGCTCCAGAAACCGTTGATAATACTGATTTTAACCCGAGAAAACGATGGAGAAGAATACAGGAATTAATTAGACATTTTTGGAAACTTTGGATTAGAGAATGGTTGCCGGGACTTAACAAACGTGACAAGTGGACTAAAACAAAAAGGAACATGAAAACCGATGATATTGTGCTTGTGATGAATCCGAACGCTCCGAGAGGACATTGGCCGCTTGGCAGAATAATCGAAGTTTTCCCTGGCAAAGATGGACATGTTCGCGTTGCAAAAGTTTCACTTGGACAAACTGTATTGATAAGACCAATAACAAAACTGTGCCCGTTAGAGATCGAAACCTCCGAAAATGACAGTGATAAATAA